TTATCACGCCATTTGTCCATGTCTGTCTCCAGAACGACAGTCGGCGCGATTTTGGACAGCTGCTCGTACATCTTTTGCTGGCGGTTATTCATAATAATTAGGTCTGGCTTTGTTTCTACCACAGCTTCTAAATTGATAGAGTCATCCCACATCCAGCCAACTGGTTTTACATCTGTCAGCTTATCCGCCACGTGGGACATGATTTTTGTCTTGTATGTATTGGCCGTAGCAACCGGCTTGTGTCCCAAAATGAGAAGCTCCTCCGCTGCTCCTGATACGTCAGCAATTCGCTTTGGTTCCGCTGGGATCGTCACTTCCCCCATCAGGTGCTTGACTACGCGTGTCTCAGGCTTCTTCGGCGCTTCAGCAGCCGTTTGGCTGGTTCCACAACCCGCCGACACGGCAGTAACTACTGCGACCAAGCAGGCCAGTACGATTTGTGTTCCTTTTTTCATGTGCTCATTTCTCCTCGTCACGTGGTGTTTAGTGTGAAATATCATTTGATAATGATTATCATTATAAGTGACAGAGTAGATAATCACATATTTGAACTCTTATGTCAATGATTTTTATATTTTTTGTGTATATATAAAAAAGAGCTTGTCCCATTGTCTCTCGACTTTTAGGACAGCCCCTTCCAACCTAAGGCCAAGTTGATGCATAAAAAGCATGTTACAGATTGGGAATTTCTCCGCATCCTCTTGCTTTTTAATGTCATCGTAGCAATACTACTTTGGTTCATAGTTGCCGTCGTGCTCGATTCAACTGTTCTTGATCACGCAACCCTGGATTACCCTATTCCCCTTTTCTTAAGTAATTTCGAGTAAAGTTCAATCGAAATGAAACAGCAAAATAACGAAACGAATACTGATTATAATTTGAACTAGGTCTCTTATCTGAGACGAGTATGATAACCTTTCTTTTCTTAGTGGAGGGAGCGCGATTATGCATAAGGTAGTTGAGCCAAAAATTCTTTACTTTGGGACGCCAGTTGTACTCATCAGCACATTAAATGAAGACGATTCTGTCAACTTGGCACCTATGTCTTCTGCATGGTGGCTGAATCAATCATGCATGCTTGGAATGAGTAGTTCATCTCAAACCGTTGCCAATTTATTGCGTGAGCGTGAATGTGTTTTAAATCTTCCTTCGTCTGATCTTGCTCATGCGGTAGACCGTCTAGCTCTCCTAACTGGGCGAAATCCTGTCCCGGAACGTAAGGCTAATGTGGGATACCGATTTGAACCAGATAAATTCAAAACGGCTAGGCTCACCCCCAAAGATTCGGACCTGATTCGTCCACCACGCGTTGCCGAGTGTCCAGTTCAATTAGAGGCAATCGTAGAGCAGGTCCATAATTTTGAACTGCCCAGCTCTTTAAAAGCTATTGAAGTGAAGATAATACGCGTTCATATTGATGAACAAATCCTAATGACTGGCGAGGAGAACTACATCGATCCTGAGAAGTGGAGCCCACTAATTATGAACTTCTGCGAATTTTTTGGCCTTAGCCCCAAGGTGCACCCGTCAAGATTAGCCCCAGTTTTTGGACCTTCTCCAGGTTCCATTGGTAAATCGAATTAAGCATCATTGGGTGCTTTTGAGCGCCCTTTCTTTTCGAACATTTTTACCAGAAGTTAGCGATGAAGCGGAGCGTTTTGGCTTAGGAATTGGAATTGTAGCGTATGCCTCCGAACATACTGAGACAGCCGCTATCTTTTCACTGAGCCAAAGCAAATAGAAAAATACACGATTACTGCCCGAAGTTATAGAGATGATGTGATAAAAGAATGGCCCAAAGATTGGACTTTTGAAGGCTATGACCAGAATCTATCGGAATGGATCATCTTAGATAAACTTCTTGTAATTAAAATGATCAGTGGTCTCGAGAAGGAATTTGAATTACCTTCATCCGAAGTCCAAGATTTCATCGACTGGTACAATAGCCGTGCAGATGGGCGTGGCAAAGAAACATATATATTCGATAAGGACTTTAACAAGGGGCCTTCTACTTCTAGAAAAGATTATGTTGCATCAGTAAGATTCAATCGATTGAAGTGATGGAGTATACCAAATAACACGACGAGGCACCTCCTATCGAACAGGAAGGTGCCTCAAGTTTTTGAAGACGCTGGACTATACAGAAAAGAATAGATGCAACAAATACTAGTGAACGAAGCACAGCTTCTTACAGTGTCTCAATGTCGAATAGCTCACATGGTAAAACTAACTCCGGTGAGTTCATATGAAGGGGCGGTCCGATTCCTCAAATTGGTGGGCGAAGGCATCGATTGAGTCCGGATCGGCAAGATCAAGCTCGCCTAGTTCCGCTTCAGGAACGGCCTCCATTACAACTTTGGCTTTGTCCAGCGAACGGGCAGGAACGATTACTTGTGCGCCTGCCTTCGCGAGTACCCTCGATACCTCCAAGCCAATACCAGAATATCCGCCAGTCACAATGGCAACCTTACCGGCCAAATCTACTCCTTGCATGATATCTTCGGCAGTTGTACGTGGTCCGTAACCGGTGTGCAGCGGTTGTTGCGGTATCCGTTGGTTTGCTTCAATCGTCATAATCTTTTTCCTCCATTTGATGCCCATCCTTGATCTCTTGAAAATACTTGAGCTTGTATCGAATGATTTCAGCGGTTGCGCTCAATTCGGATATGCGTTGCTCGATCGCCTCCCGGTGCGCGTCCAACAACGCATAACAGTGCGCATCGTCTTTTAGTGAGTAGTGCTCTACGTACTCTTTGATTTTCTTCAGTGGCATGTCTGTTCTTCTGAGATGGTTCAAAAAACGGATACGACCGATATCTCCCTCGTCGTACATTCGTTTTTGTCCGCCGCCTCTCGTCGGCGAAGCAAGTAGTCCGATTTTCTCGTAATAACGAAGGGTATCCGTAGAAAGCCCTGTCTGCTCTGCAACTTCGGAAATCGAATACGTCCGTTCTTCGTTCATGAATGCCTCCTTACTTGCTCAACTTTCTCTTGCGTTATAACCTTACTCCTTGGAGTAAGCTCCAAGTCAAGGTCTTCCTTGCTCTTTTTCTTATGGGGAGTTAAGGAGGAACTTTAAAAAAACTGTACAAAAATAGCTGCTTACACAGACTATTTTGTACAGCATGATACTTATGTACAGATCCAATTTTGCTTGTCATGTATGGTACAAAAGAATTGAGATTGGTTTTTATGATGTACAAATTTTTTTATAGAGAGACTTTAGGTTCGAAATGTAAAGGACGTCAGATAACTTTATCTACCTGTTCGAGCAGCTTCGTAGGTCACTTCGATAAAAAAAGCCCCCAACTGCTTTAAGCAAATTGGGGGTTACAAGAAGTAATACGTGAATAAAAAAGTAGTCTTTAATATAGTAGGATATCAGCTCTATATTTACTACAAGTATATATTAGTATGCATACCTTCTCTTGCCAAAAAAATAGCTCAGACTAAGTCGTACGCCTTATCCCCAAGAGAATGCCCGCTGATAATGCTTCTATGAAATCGATTCATTCCAGGGGCATTCCATTTGAATGAGGACGTCTAATCAAGCGAAATTAACCCAAAATGTACTCGGCCAATACGCTCTGTATCTGGTAAATATTCAAGTTCTTGTTAAATTGTTTTTGGATCGGTACTGCACTTCCTGAAACCCAAATTTTCAATTCCGCATCCAAGTCAAAATTTCCGGCTGTTTCAATGCTAAAATGATGAATACTTTTATAAGGAATGGAATGGTACTCTATCTTTCTGCCAGTAATACCTTGCTTATCAACTAATATTAACCGCTTGTTGGTGAAGATGAACATATCGCGAATTAATTTGTACGCCTTTTCTATTCTTTCATTGTTCGCTAAGATTTGAGCATACTCCTGTTGAACCTCTGCAATGTTAACTTCCGAAGCATTACCCATTAGACCATCTAATAAGCCCACATTAACGTCCCCCTATTCAACTAATTGATAAATCATATTCTCCAAGCAGCTTAAAATTCCTACTGAAGTAGTTACTTTTTCCTCAAGGAGAGTGATTACCTTGAAATTCAGGATATAGAAGCCTATGCTGTTAGACTCCCGAAATATTGTGTTAAATCACTTAAAAAGTGGAATGCTTCAGTCAATTTCTTGTGTGACAAGGTATTTCGCACCGAAAAATATTGTAAGTAATTGGGTTTATTTGTAACATTTAGTAGAATCTAAAAATTAGGAGATGATAGAATTGAAATGGTTTGGTAAAGTTGCTTTAGTTACACTACTTTCTGCTTCCGTTTTTCTACCATCAGAAACATTTGCTGCCGGCTTCCAGCAGTCTTCGACCAAAGAAGCAGCACCTGCTGCGACTGAAACAAAAGTATTAAGCTTTGAGCAAGGAACTAGAGGATATTCTGACTCTGCAGATATTTATATTAATTCTCCTACTGTTCTTACTGTTAAGGTGACTCAAAGTGGAATAAATGTTGATAATCCGTTAGTAGAGTACGCGATATATAGACAAGACGGAACTGATTATAACCCAAACTTTGGACATTTTCTGTTTCCTGGGACAGGTTCATTTAGTTTTCAAAGTACTAAAGTGTTACCAATAGGCCAATATTATATTAGAGTTAAGAACAATGGAGCCGGGAAAGTTCGTGGAACTGTGTCAGTCATCACTCCATAAATACCCTTTCTTATTTTATGGAGGCTTTCTACTGAAGGCCTCCTTGCTAGAAGGGTATCCATAGCGTGCTTTTTAATATGCTCGTGTTGTTCGTCTGTGATATTCCCCAATATATCCCATTGCGTAAAAGCTACCTTGACCCTACACCCCCTCAAAAACTAACTACGGGATTAAATTTCTGCAATGGCCCTTTTTGCAAAGTAGGCTAATGCCCAGAGCGTTTTCATCTCCGCAAATGTACACTAAATTAAATACTTTTGGAGGAGATATTTTCGATGGCCATCGATCCACTTTGCAGGTAATTTGGTGATATACTTGAAATTCCGCCCCAGATAATTAATGGCGTATGTACCTTAATGACAGTTAGGAATATTCCCGTAACTATTTTAGGGCGTCTTTCTCGTTCAGCTCTAACGGTACCAATGATGTTTTCATTTGAATCCGTGGATCAAAAT
The window above is part of the Brevibacillus brevis NBRC 100599 genome. Proteins encoded here:
- a CDS encoding flavin reductase family protein codes for the protein MHKVVEPKILYFGTPVVLISTLNEDDSVNLAPMSSAWWLNQSCMLGMSSSSQTVANLLRERECVLNLPSSDLAHAVDRLALLTGRNPVPERKANVGYRFEPDKFKTARLTPKDSDLIRPPRVAECPVQLEAIVEQVHNFELPSSLKAIEVKIIRVHIDEQILMTGEENYIDPEKWSPLIMNFCEFFGLSPKVHPSRLAPVFGPSPGSIGKSN
- a CDS encoding SDR family NAD(P)-dependent oxidoreductase, producing MTIEANQRIPQQPLHTGYGPRTTAEDIMQGVDLAGKVAIVTGGYSGIGLEVSRVLAKAGAQVIVPARSLDKAKVVMEAVPEAELGELDLADPDSIDAFAHQFEESDRPFI
- a CDS encoding MerR family transcriptional regulator produces the protein MNEERTYSISEVAEQTGLSTDTLRYYEKIGLLASPTRGGGQKRMYDEGDIGRIRFLNHLRRTDMPLKKIKEYVEHYSLKDDAHCYALLDAHREAIEQRISELSATAEIIRYKLKYFQEIKDGHQMEEKDYDD
- a CDS encoding PH domain-containing protein, whose translation is MGLLDGLMGNASEVNIAEVQQEYAQILANNERIEKAYKLIRDMFIFTNKRLILVDKQGITGRKIEYHSIPYKSIHHFSIETAGNFDLDAELKIWVSGSAVPIQKQFNKNLNIYQIQSVLAEYILG
- a CDS encoding DUF1259 domain-containing protein, yielding MPPQIINGVCTLMTVRNIPVTILGRLSRSALTVPMMFSFESVDQNGKALCLGETVILPEEINPCISVLRHYDILVIALHNHWLFNNLVM